TTTTGCTGCTGGCCTCATCAGTGGTATTATCGAAAAGCTTTCTTTAGAAGAAGCAGTGAAGCGTGCCAATGCAATCGGAGCAATTCAAGTAACGCATTGGAGTGACAATGAAGGACTCCCGACTCACGAAGAGCTTATAGCTTTTATGGATTCAAAAAGTCAGAGGTGTGCTTAATGGAATATCTAACATTAAATAATGGTGTGCGTGTTCCCATGGTTGGTTTCGGTACATGGAAACTCAACAACGAAACCGTGATACCTGCATTACTGGATGCATTTGCACTTGGATATCGCCATATTGATACAGCGAGTTACTATGGAAATGAAAAGGGAATTGGTGAAGCCATTGTTCGCAGTGGACTTGATCGCTCGGAGCTCTTTATTACGACAAAATGTTGGAGTGACGATAAGGGATATGACCAAACACTTGCTGCATTCGATCGGTCGCTTGAATTATTGGGTTTGGAGTTCATTGATTTGTATTTAATTCACTGGCCAACAGACAAAGATGACGAAACATGGCGTGCACTTGAAACGTTGTACCGTAGCGGTAAGGTACGTGCAATTGGTGTATCCAATTTTGAGGAACGTCATTTCGAGCGTCTTTCGAAGTATGCACAAATCCCACCGATGATCAATCAGATAGAACGCCATCCGCTGCAAAATCGCAATGCATTGATTGCCTATTGCAACGCTCACAATATCGCAGTATCAGCATGGAGTCCACTTGCACGCGCAGCGATGTTAACAGAACCCCAATTGGTAAAAATAGCTACAAAACATGGAGTATCCGCTTCTCAAGTAATCCTGCGTTGGCACCTTCAAGCCGGAGTGGCAACATTTCCCAAATCATCAAATACGCAACGCATCCAAGAGAACATTAGTATCTTTGATTTTGAGTTGTCTGACGAAGAAGTATTATTGATTGATAGTTTAAGTATCGGAAAGCGCGTCGGGAATTATCCTGAAAACTACGACAGCAAAAACTGGTAATACTTACTCCTTAATTGCATCAACTAATCAAACTTCTTCAACACATTTAATAATAAATCTTCGCAGACAATTGAAATGGAGATTGATGATTAAATTGTTACTTGAACCATAACAATTTGGTCACAGCGAAAAGAGCACACATAATCGGTGCTCTTTTTTGCTTTAGAATTCGGCGCTTCCAGGAGTGCGCGGATAGGCGATAACATCGCGAATGTTCTCCATTCCCGTAATATAGCGAAGCAAGCGTTCAATGCCGATACCAAACCCACTGTGCTGACACGTTCCAAAGCGACGCGTATCAAGATACCATTGATAGGTATCCAA
The window above is part of the Erysipelothrix sp. HDW6C genome. Proteins encoded here:
- a CDS encoding aldo/keto reductase, with product MEYLTLNNGVRVPMVGFGTWKLNNETVIPALLDAFALGYRHIDTASYYGNEKGIGEAIVRSGLDRSELFITTKCWSDDKGYDQTLAAFDRSLELLGLEFIDLYLIHWPTDKDDETWRALETLYRSGKVRAIGVSNFEERHFERLSKYAQIPPMINQIERHPLQNRNALIAYCNAHNIAVSAWSPLARAAMLTEPQLVKIATKHGVSASQVILRWHLQAGVATFPKSSNTQRIQENISIFDFELSDEEVLLIDSLSIGKRVGNYPENYDSKNW